A stretch of the Dyella telluris genome encodes the following:
- a CDS encoding M1 family metallopeptidase — translation MRRLVRPFVLTALAACCGMALAAPATDDQPHGRLPGWAQPESYQLDFKVDPRQQDFSGTTVIKVKLTQASDHLWLHGRELKVGKITVTDAAGKAHAAKYVEVAPQEGVVRIDFGGTLKPQELTLAFEYTAPLNQQLQGLYKVSHEGQPYAMTQMEPISARFAFPGFDEPGFKTPFDIRLTIPDDEVGVANTKQVKEEAAGKGWKKLTFSTTKPLPTYLVAFGVGPWDVVKGPDISPTAYRADALELRGIAAKGEGHRMQHVLGETPSIIHTLETYYGFGYPWDKLDLLAAPDFSAGAMENPGLVTFRDWLLLIDPDSSANYVRGSFNVTAHELAHQWTGDTVTLAWWDDLWLNEAFATWMQQKVTQTVHPEYRADLDRVRGAQGAMNGDSLVTTRKIRQPITGNGDIETAFDGITYQKGAAVLGMFEGYVGEATFQKGMRNYIQDHKFGNATADDLINAIAKAADKGDDFKQAFKSFLNQPGVPYVQTELSQEGGKTVLKLSQSRYLPVGSKGDTQQVWGVPMCVRYGTANGSKVSCELLSQATGSMVLEGASKDTWVLPNANATGYYRFAMAKNDLTSLGKQIGKLDDAEQLAYADAVYASFKHGDLDAGDVLAALKPLTASKTREVAVAPLTSFNWIYRNLAQTDAQRAKLAAWAKAAYLPRLTQLGYHRKDKEADSDSLLRNTLADELALVVKLPEVRAELLKQGDAALKRKADGRLDLAAADPDLIGSALAVAVQERGKPAVDALIAELPQTSDPALRNAMLDGLADANDPALTLEVRNFSLDKKVKVGEMGMLLRGGRDTRTQRDASWQWATGNYDKIVERTGSFAGGKLPDLVGGGGCSQEEADRLQTFFKDRAKQVSGAERGLAQASESTVLCHALVQKQDAKSILR, via the coding sequence ATGCGTCGTCTTGTTCGTCCGTTTGTCCTTACTGCGCTCGCCGCCTGCTGCGGCATGGCCCTGGCCGCTCCCGCCACCGATGACCAGCCGCATGGCCGGCTGCCGGGCTGGGCGCAGCCGGAGTCCTACCAGCTCGACTTCAAGGTGGATCCGCGCCAGCAGGATTTCTCGGGCACCACCGTCATCAAGGTGAAGCTCACGCAGGCCTCCGATCACCTGTGGCTGCACGGCCGTGAGCTGAAGGTGGGCAAGATCACCGTGACCGACGCGGCCGGCAAGGCACACGCGGCGAAGTACGTGGAAGTGGCGCCGCAGGAAGGCGTGGTGCGCATCGATTTCGGCGGCACGCTGAAGCCGCAGGAGCTGACGCTGGCGTTTGAATACACCGCGCCGCTCAACCAGCAGCTGCAGGGCCTGTACAAGGTCAGCCACGAAGGCCAGCCGTACGCGATGACGCAGATGGAACCCATCAGCGCGCGCTTCGCGTTCCCCGGCTTTGACGAACCGGGCTTCAAGACGCCGTTCGACATCCGCCTGACCATTCCCGACGACGAAGTGGGTGTGGCCAACACCAAGCAGGTGAAGGAAGAAGCCGCCGGCAAGGGCTGGAAGAAACTCACCTTCTCCACCACCAAGCCGCTGCCGACCTATCTGGTGGCGTTCGGTGTCGGCCCGTGGGACGTGGTGAAGGGCCCGGACATCTCGCCGACCGCGTACCGTGCGGACGCGCTGGAGCTGCGCGGCATTGCCGCCAAGGGCGAGGGTCACCGCATGCAGCACGTGCTGGGCGAAACGCCGAGCATCATTCACACGCTGGAGACTTACTACGGCTTCGGTTATCCGTGGGACAAGCTCGACCTGCTCGCCGCGCCGGATTTCTCCGCCGGTGCGATGGAAAACCCGGGCCTGGTCACCTTCCGCGACTGGCTGCTGCTGATCGATCCGGATTCCTCGGCCAATTACGTGCGCGGTTCGTTCAACGTCACCGCGCATGAACTGGCGCACCAGTGGACCGGCGACACCGTGACGCTGGCCTGGTGGGACGACCTGTGGCTCAACGAAGCCTTCGCCACCTGGATGCAGCAGAAGGTGACGCAGACGGTGCACCCGGAATACCGCGCCGACCTGGACCGCGTGCGCGGCGCGCAGGGTGCGATGAACGGCGACAGCCTGGTCACCACGCGCAAGATTCGCCAGCCGATCACCGGCAACGGCGACATCGAAACCGCATTCGATGGCATCACCTACCAGAAGGGTGCGGCGGTGCTGGGCATGTTCGAAGGCTACGTGGGTGAGGCCACGTTCCAGAAGGGCATGCGCAACTACATCCAGGATCACAAGTTCGGCAACGCCACCGCCGACGACCTGATCAATGCCATCGCCAAGGCCGCCGACAAGGGCGACGATTTCAAGCAGGCTTTCAAGAGCTTCCTCAACCAGCCGGGCGTGCCCTATGTGCAGACCGAGCTAAGCCAGGAAGGTGGCAAGACCGTGCTCAAGCTCAGCCAGAGCCGTTACCTGCCGGTAGGCAGCAAGGGCGACACGCAGCAGGTGTGGGGCGTGCCGATGTGCGTGCGCTACGGCACGGCCAATGGCAGCAAGGTGAGCTGCGAACTGCTCAGCCAGGCCACCGGTTCCATGGTGCTCGAAGGCGCCAGCAAGGACACCTGGGTGCTGCCCAATGCGAACGCCACCGGTTACTACCGCTTCGCCATGGCGAAGAACGACCTGACCAGCCTCGGCAAGCAGATCGGCAAGCTCGACGATGCCGAACAGCTCGCCTATGCCGATGCGGTGTACGCCAGCTTCAAGCACGGTGATCTCGATGCCGGCGACGTGCTCGCCGCACTCAAGCCGCTGACCGCGTCCAAGACGCGCGAAGTGGCCGTTGCGCCGCTGACCAGCTTCAACTGGATCTATCGCAACCTGGCCCAGACCGATGCACAGCGCGCCAAGCTTGCCGCATGGGCGAAGGCCGCCTACCTGCCGCGCCTGACCCAGCTGGGTTATCACCGCAAGGACAAGGAAGCGGACAGCGATTCGCTGCTGCGCAATACCCTTGCCGACGAACTCGCGCTGGTGGTCAAGCTGCCAGAAGTCCGCGCCGAACTGCTCAAGCAGGGTGATGCTGCACTCAAGCGCAAGGCCGATGGTCGCCTCGACCTGGCGGCTGCGGATCCTGACCTGATCGGCAGCGCACTGGCCGTGGCCGTGCAGGAGCGTGGCAAGCCGGCGGTGGACGCACTCATCGCCGAGTTGCCGCAGACCAGCGACCCGGCACTGCGCAACGCCATGCTGGACGGCCTCGCCGATGCAAACGATCCGGCGCTGACCCTTGAGGTGCGCAACTTCTCCCTCGACAAGAAGGTGAAGGTGGGCGAGATGGGCATGCTGCTGCGCGGCGGACGTGACACCCGCACGCAGCGTGATGCTTCGTGGCAGTGGGCCACCGGCAACTACGACAAGATCGTCGAGCGCACCGGCAGCTTCGCTGGCGGCAAGCTCCCTGACCTGGTCGGTGGTGGCGGCTGCTCACAGGAAGAAGCCGATCGACTGCAGACGTTCTTCAAGGACCGCGCCAAGCAGGTGAGTGGTGCCGAGCGTGGGCTTGCCCAGGCCAGCGAATCCACCGTGCTGTGCCACGCCCTTGTGCAGAAGCAGGACGCCAAGTCGATCCTGCGCTAA